Proteins from one Candidatus Eisenbacteria bacterium genomic window:
- a CDS encoding SDR family NAD(P)-dependent oxidoreductase translates to MRRLEGRVAIITGAAAGIGRASMERFADEGAIVVGADVDDGGAALAGEIERTGGRAVFVRTDVTRDADLEALVRTAVERFGRLDVLFNNAGVGTYVPFDRLAPADWDRTQAVNLRAVYRACQIALPHLRSGGGVILNTASQSALEGQAMNEAYCASKAGVVALTRSLAREYGPHGVRVNCLCPGGVDTALLRGFLGVAGIDAAQVAKQVPLRRIARPAEIAAVAAFLASDDASYVTGVALPVDGGATA, encoded by the coding sequence ATGCGACGACTCGAGGGACGCGTGGCGATTATCACCGGTGCCGCGGCCGGCATCGGCCGGGCATCGATGGAGCGGTTCGCGGACGAGGGGGCGATCGTCGTCGGCGCCGACGTCGACGACGGTGGGGCCGCGCTCGCGGGCGAGATCGAGCGCACGGGCGGCCGCGCCGTGTTCGTTCGCACCGACGTCACGCGCGACGCGGATCTCGAGGCGCTCGTGCGCACTGCCGTGGAGCGCTTCGGCCGCCTCGACGTGCTCTTCAACAACGCGGGCGTCGGTACCTACGTGCCGTTCGATCGGCTCGCGCCCGCCGACTGGGATCGCACGCAGGCGGTGAACCTGCGCGCCGTGTATCGCGCCTGTCAGATCGCGCTGCCGCACCTGCGCTCCGGCGGCGGCGTCATCCTCAACACGGCGTCGCAATCGGCCCTCGAGGGGCAGGCGATGAACGAAGCCTATTGCGCGTCGAAGGCCGGCGTCGTCGCCCTCACGCGGTCGCTCGCGCGCGAGTACGGCCCGCATGGCGTGCGGGTGAACTGCCTCTGCCCGGGCGGGGTCGACACGGCGCTCCTGCGGGGGTTCCTGGGCGTCGCGGGCATCGACGCGGCGCAGGTCGCAAAGCAGGTGCCCCTTCGCCGCATCGCGCGACCGGCGGAGATCGCCGCCGTCGCGGCGTTTCTCGCCTCGGACGACGCCTCGTACGTCACCGGCGTCGCACTCCCCGTCGACGGCGGCGCGACCGCGTGA